CATATCTTCCACAGAAATGTCAGGATGCAATCGTACTTCTAAACCTTCAGTTAGAGAACCTTGAATGACCGAACCTAATGGCTGTCCAGAATTCATCTAATTAATTACATGATTGTTGATGCTATATCTTATAGTCATTCAATTTCAGATTTTAGATTTTAGATTTTTCCTTCAATCCAAAATCCAAAATCCAAAATTGGCAGAGAGACTAATGCCCTATGCCCAATTCCCCATTACCTAATCAATCTGAATTGAAGTTGGCGCACCTCCTGCGGCTGAGGTGCTACTGATTAATGGTTTACGGAATTGGGCGTAAATGCGATCGCGCCAGGTAAAGAATGGTTCATAATCTATATTCTCTGAAAAGATTGGCAATCCTTTACCTCTAATAGAAGCTGGTAAATCCAGATAGGGGCCAGGGGGGAACTTGAGCAATATCGATAAGCCCGCTACTGATAAGTCAGCTAAAGTCGGCTCATCTCCAGTTAGATAAGGACTATCTGCCAATAATAACGTTAACGCTTCCAAGTCTTGTTTTAAAGATGCGATCGCTGATTGGATCGCATCTGGACTATAACCTACCCCAAAACCCAACACTGTCAGTAAGTCAGTAGGTACTCCTCCAACCAGACTTTTAAATATATCTGGTGTTGAGGTGGGTAATAAGGACTTGCGGAAATTTTGATCTTGACTTACGGCTGCAAATAATGCTTTCCGACCTTTGATGCCTATGGACTCATCCGCCCATTCTTCTATCAATAAAGTTAAACCCCGTTTTTTCGGATCTTGCGGTATTATTGGGCGATCGGGATACTCTAAATCTAAATACTTAGCTATCTCAGTAGAATCCGCAATATACTTATTACGATCCTTTAATACTGGTACTTGTTTCTGACCAGTCAACCGAAACAGTTCCACCTGTCCAATTCCAGGCGTAACCTCTATTTTGCGGTAATCTAGTCCTTTAAAATCTAGAATTAGGCGCACTTTCTCTGAGTATTGAGATAGTTCCCATTGGTATAATTCAAGCATATTGTATACCTTGTAACTGGTCAACTTCTTAACTTTACAATTGTATCTTCAGTTAAAGTAATTTTTCTTTACATTAGTTGCCAATTATTTATCTAATTCACATTCTAATTAAAATTAGCCTAATTTTTGGCAAAATTATCGATATCAAAACGTATTATTTTATGATTAAAATATCAAATAATTAAATAATTTAATCTAACTATTAATTCAAATATAAATTTGTATATAAATTGGCTACTTAAGTAAGTATAATATTTGCCACAGATTATTGTAAACTCATACCTTATAGATATTAAATTTTCACCCTTTCTTAGAGTTGAGGCTACACCACGTGAGGCTTTTTCAGTCTAATAGACATAATACATCTCCATAAATTAATTATGTGTTACCTGAAACCCCTGTAGAGACGTTGCAACGCAACGTCTCTACATTCTTTATCGGAGATGTCTATAGACATCTCCAGAAATTAAATATGCGTTATGCGTAATCCTTGTAGAGACGCGATATATCGCGTCTCTACATTCTTCTTCACCCTCTGTCTAATGAAGAAAATATACTCATTACATTAAGATATGTGCTAAATATATTTCATAGCTTATCACCATGAACCGAAGTTAGATATTTTACCTTAATAAGCACAAACTTTTT
This Nostoc sp. KVJ3 DNA region includes the following protein-coding sequences:
- a CDS encoding glutathione S-transferase family protein encodes the protein MLELYQWELSQYSEKVRLILDFKGLDYRKIEVTPGIGQVELFRLTGQKQVPVLKDRNKYIADSTEIAKYLDLEYPDRPIIPQDPKKRGLTLLIEEWADESIGIKGRKALFAAVSQDQNFRKSLLPTSTPDIFKSLVGGVPTDLLTVLGFGVGYSPDAIQSAIASLKQDLEALTLLLADSPYLTGDEPTLADLSVAGLSILLKFPPGPYLDLPASIRGKGLPIFSENIDYEPFFTWRDRIYAQFRKPLISSTSAAGGAPTSIQID